The following proteins come from a genomic window of Halorussus halophilus:
- a CDS encoding glycoside hydrolase family 32 protein, giving the protein MSESPVHVGFIYHRTLSEEQHAVLEWLSARRYEVETVPVSEDDFSGYDLLWWHRDDPVSDVSPATPDADAIQQFVADGGGLLLTLRGMAMVEPLGIDSVGPDAVGEQSVGEPAGVLWRSLYDDHPAVSDFDTLRIPLYEHGTAPYARYEDVLPAEGEVLASTVRSGVDVLDEMPVVSWQVGDGTVLGVGAPLAFQQAVGDHVEAHRSTFFEGLLDALSGDAGPSSHYGRPKDAEDFAAIRASLADDPCRPRYHLTAPANWLNDPNGLIEWNGRYHVFYQYNPAGPFHHAIHWGHAVSDDLVHWEDRPVALTPSPDGPDRDGCWSGCAIDDDGTATLLYTGGRDRKQLPCLATTDDPTLDSWTKHADNPIIEETPTDIDVLETEHWQAEFRDHNVWRDDDQWYQIIGTGIEDVGGAALLYTSEDLRNWDYVGPLLVGSWDESGQVWECPELLDLGEKQLLHVSNYEEVNYFIGEFDGERFAAESTDRLDHGDYYAPQSLDDGDRYVTWGWLPEARNPESQWDAGWSGALSMPRVVSLGDDGRLRQRPADEVEELRAETLVADEQVALDAGERQSLDASGRALELELEVKLEDAEAFELVVFESPDGDERTPIRYTAGNELVVERGESSLDQSVVAEPQRIRVTPYDEPLTLRVFLDGSIVELFANERHCLTSRVYPTREDSTGVSLWSDDGRTTVSSLSVWRLESAWKAEAGQKQSPTPSQSD; this is encoded by the coding sequence ATGTCCGAGTCGCCGGTTCACGTCGGGTTTATCTATCACAGGACACTTTCCGAAGAACAACACGCTGTGTTGGAGTGGCTAAGCGCGCGACGCTACGAGGTCGAGACGGTGCCGGTCAGCGAGGACGACTTCTCCGGGTACGACCTGCTGTGGTGGCACCGCGACGACCCCGTGAGCGACGTTTCTCCGGCAACCCCAGATGCAGACGCTATCCAGCAGTTCGTCGCAGACGGCGGCGGACTCCTGCTGACGCTCCGCGGAATGGCGATGGTCGAACCACTCGGTATCGACTCGGTCGGACCAGACGCCGTCGGCGAGCAATCAGTCGGCGAACCGGCGGGCGTGCTGTGGCGGTCGCTGTACGACGACCACCCCGCTGTCTCCGATTTCGACACGCTTCGTATCCCGCTCTACGAACACGGGACGGCCCCCTACGCGCGATACGAAGATGTACTCCCCGCCGAGGGTGAAGTCCTCGCTTCGACAGTCCGCTCGGGCGTTGATGTCTTAGACGAGATGCCGGTCGTCTCGTGGCAGGTCGGCGACGGCACGGTCCTCGGCGTCGGCGCACCGCTCGCGTTCCAGCAAGCGGTCGGCGACCACGTCGAAGCCCACCGCTCGACGTTCTTCGAGGGACTGCTCGACGCGCTCTCCGGCGACGCCGGACCGTCCAGCCACTACGGTCGCCCGAAAGACGCCGAGGACTTCGCGGCTATCCGTGCCAGTCTCGCCGACGACCCGTGTCGGCCGCGGTACCATCTCACCGCACCCGCGAACTGGCTGAACGACCCGAACGGTCTCATCGAGTGGAACGGCCGCTATCACGTCTTCTACCAGTACAACCCCGCGGGACCGTTCCACCACGCAATTCACTGGGGCCACGCCGTGAGCGACGATTTGGTTCACTGGGAAGACAGACCGGTCGCGTTGACGCCGTCGCCCGATGGCCCGGACAGAGACGGTTGCTGGTCCGGCTGTGCGATAGACGACGACGGCACCGCGACCCTGCTATACACCGGTGGCCGCGATAGGAAACAGCTGCCGTGTCTGGCGACCACCGACGACCCGACCCTCGATTCGTGGACGAAACACGCCGACAACCCGATTATCGAGGAGACGCCGACGGACATCGACGTCCTCGAAACGGAACACTGGCAAGCGGAGTTCCGCGACCACAACGTCTGGCGCGACGACGACCAGTGGTACCAGATTATCGGCACCGGCATCGAAGACGTCGGCGGCGCGGCACTGCTCTACACCTCGGAGGACCTCCGCAACTGGGACTACGTCGGCCCGCTCCTCGTCGGCAGTTGGGACGAGTCCGGACAGGTCTGGGAGTGTCCGGAACTGCTCGATTTGGGGGAGAAACAACTGCTCCACGTCTCGAACTACGAAGAGGTGAACTACTTCATCGGCGAGTTCGACGGCGAGCGCTTCGCCGCCGAATCGACCGACAGACTCGACCATGGCGACTACTACGCGCCCCAGTCGCTGGACGACGGCGACCGCTACGTTACGTGGGGCTGGCTGCCGGAAGCCCGCAACCCCGAGTCGCAGTGGGACGCTGGTTGGTCGGGTGCGCTCTCGATGCCGCGGGTCGTCAGTCTCGGTGACGACGGCCGACTCAGACAGCGACCCGCGGACGAAGTCGAGGAGCTTCGAGCGGAGACGCTCGTCGCCGACGAACAGGTCGCACTCGACGCCGGAGAACGACAGTCCCTGGATGCGTCGGGACGTGCGCTCGAACTCGAACTCGAAGTCAAGTTGGAAGACGCCGAAGCGTTCGAACTCGTCGTCTTCGAGTCACCAGACGGCGACGAACGGACACCGATTCGCTACACGGCGGGGAACGAACTGGTGGTCGAGCGCGGCGAGTCGAGCCTCGACCAGTCAGTAGTTGCCGAACCACAGCGCATTCGGGTGACGCCCTACGACGAACCCCTGACCCTCCGAGTGTTCCTCGACGGCTCTATCGTGGAACTGTTCGCGAACGAGCGCCACTGCCTAACGAGTCGGGTCTACCCTACCCGCGAGGACAGTACCGGTGTCTCGCTGTGGAGCGACGACGGCCGGACGACGGTCAGTTCACTGTCGGTGTGGCGTCTCGAATCGGCGTGGAAGGCAGAAGCAGGCCAAAAACAGTCGCCGACGCCCTCGCAGTCGGATTAG